A stretch of the Bdellovibrio sp. 22V genome encodes the following:
- the sufC gene encoding Fe-S cluster assembly ATPase SufC, protein MLEVKNLHAKIEDKEILKGLNLTVKAGEVHAIMGPNGSGKSTLSKILAGHPAYEVTSGEVNYEINFQMKNLLDLEPDQRAKEGIFLAFQYPIEVPGVSNFTFLHTAFNSILEHQGSEPMPEGEFREFLYQKMKLVNMKPEYLDRSVNVGFSGGEKKRNEILQMAVLSPRLALLDETDSGLDIDALRIVADGVNKLRRKDNAIVLVTHYQRLLDYIKPDFVHVLANGRIIETGDASLALKLEEKGYDWLVN, encoded by the coding sequence ATGTTAGAAGTAAAAAACCTCCACGCAAAAATTGAAGATAAAGAAATCCTTAAAGGTTTGAATCTTACTGTGAAAGCAGGCGAAGTGCATGCGATCATGGGACCGAACGGTTCTGGTAAATCGACATTGTCGAAGATTCTTGCGGGCCATCCGGCGTACGAAGTGACTTCCGGTGAAGTGAATTACGAAATCAACTTCCAAATGAAGAATCTTTTGGATCTTGAACCGGATCAAAGAGCGAAAGAGGGCATCTTCCTGGCTTTCCAATACCCGATTGAAGTTCCGGGCGTTTCCAATTTCACATTCCTGCACACGGCTTTCAACTCTATCCTGGAACACCAAGGCTCTGAGCCAATGCCTGAAGGGGAGTTCAGAGAATTCCTTTATCAGAAAATGAAATTAGTAAATATGAAGCCTGAATACTTGGATCGCTCTGTGAATGTTGGGTTCTCGGGCGGCGAAAAGAAACGTAATGAGATTTTGCAAATGGCGGTTTTGTCTCCGCGTTTGGCTTTGCTTGATGAAACGGATTCAGGACTGGACATCGACGCTTTGAGAATCGTCGCAGACGGCGTGAACAAACTTCGTCGCAAGGACAATGCGATTGTTTTGGTTACGCACTATCAAAGACTTTTGGATTATATCAAGCCGGACTTTGTTCACGTTTTGGCGAACGGAAGAATTATCGAAACAGGTGACGCTTCCTTGGCATTGAAACTTGAAGAAAAAGGTTATGACTGGTTGGTGAACTAA